A single Kitasatospora kifunensis DNA region contains:
- a CDS encoding NRAMP family divalent metal transporter, translated as MAFRTTRPARGQGPVYGKSPTPQAPSGPVAADSTVMDSTVMDSAVMDSAVMDSAHVGDIVGALGTIRQDDTGRRRSMRERLRALLVIMGPGLIVMVGDNDAGGVATYAQAGQNYGMKLLWTLALLIPVLYVNQEMVIRLGTVTGVGHARLIFQRFGRFWGAFSVGDLLLVNALTLVTEFIGVSQALDYFGIPAYVSVPVAAVLLFAVVAGGSFRRWERFLFALIALNAVMLPMALLSRPKLGDALAGIVPQFPGGLDSTLLLVIIAVVGTTVAPWQLFFQQSNVVDKRITPRWIRYERADLWIGIAVVMAGAIAIMATAAFVFQGTELFGRFTDAQAVADGLRQHGSHTLGALFAVLLLDASLIGANAVSLATTYALGDTFKRRHSLHWKPSEAPLFYLGYAVLIGIAATITLTANTQIQGLITQGVQALAGVLLPSATVFLLLLCNDRPVLGPWVNTTRQNLAAGVIIWVLILLSLALTAATFFPDLTTVELAWGFAAGGLVGLIGGALIVLHNQYTEQNARIEAFMARHRKAAPFGGTTSELWLQQTQRADGSPLSMTERRATLEHDRTAWRTPALDTLPKPQFSALRKAGLLTLRGYLLIAVILVIVKTIQLYTS; from the coding sequence ATGGCCTTCCGCACCACCCGCCCGGCCCGGGGTCAGGGGCCCGTGTACGGCAAGTCGCCGACACCGCAGGCGCCGTCCGGCCCAGTGGCCGCGGACAGTACGGTCATGGACAGCACGGTCATGGACAGTGCGGTCATGGACAGTGCGGTCATGGACAGCGCGCACGTCGGCGACATCGTCGGCGCGCTCGGCACGATCAGGCAGGACGACACCGGTCGGCGCAGGTCGATGCGGGAGCGACTGAGGGCCCTGCTGGTCATCATGGGCCCCGGCCTGATCGTCATGGTCGGCGACAACGACGCCGGTGGCGTGGCGACATACGCCCAGGCGGGCCAGAACTACGGCATGAAACTGCTGTGGACGCTTGCCCTGCTGATCCCGGTGCTCTACGTCAACCAGGAGATGGTGATCCGCCTGGGCACGGTCACCGGGGTCGGCCACGCCCGGCTAATCTTCCAGCGCTTCGGCAGGTTCTGGGGCGCCTTCAGTGTCGGCGACCTTCTCCTGGTCAACGCGCTCACACTGGTCACCGAGTTCATCGGCGTGTCCCAGGCGCTGGACTACTTCGGCATCCCGGCGTACGTCTCGGTACCGGTCGCGGCCGTCCTGCTGTTCGCCGTGGTGGCCGGCGGATCGTTTCGGCGCTGGGAGCGGTTCCTCTTCGCGCTGATCGCGCTGAACGCGGTCATGCTCCCGATGGCCCTGCTCTCGCGCCCGAAGCTCGGCGACGCCCTGGCGGGAATCGTGCCGCAGTTCCCCGGCGGCCTCGACTCGACGCTGTTGCTGGTGATCATCGCCGTCGTGGGAACAACCGTCGCTCCCTGGCAGCTGTTCTTCCAGCAGTCCAACGTGGTCGACAAGCGGATCACGCCTCGCTGGATCCGCTACGAGCGCGCCGACCTGTGGATCGGCATCGCGGTGGTGATGGCCGGCGCGATCGCCATCATGGCCACCGCCGCGTTCGTCTTCCAGGGCACCGAGCTGTTCGGCCGGTTCACCGACGCCCAAGCAGTCGCCGACGGCCTGCGGCAGCACGGCAGTCACACCCTCGGCGCGCTGTTCGCGGTCCTGCTGCTCGACGCCTCGCTGATCGGCGCCAACGCCGTCAGCCTCGCCACCACCTACGCCCTCGGTGACACCTTCAAGAGGCGGCACTCGCTGCATTGGAAGCCCAGTGAAGCACCGCTGTTCTACCTCGGCTACGCCGTCCTGATCGGCATCGCCGCCACCATCACGCTCACCGCCAACACCCAGATCCAGGGCCTGATCACCCAGGGCGTCCAGGCACTGGCCGGCGTCCTGCTGCCCTCGGCCACCGTCTTCCTCCTGCTGCTGTGCAACGACCGCCCGGTGCTCGGCCCCTGGGTCAACACCACCAGGCAGAACCTCGCCGCAGGCGTCATCATCTGGGTCCTCATCCTGCTCTCCCTGGCCCTCACCGCAGCGACGTTCTTCCCCGACCTCACCACCGTTGAGCTGGCGTGGGGATTCGCGGCGGGCGGGCTCGTGGGCCTGATCGGCGGGGCACTCATCGTGCTCCACAACCAGTACACGGAGCAGAACGCCCGCATCGAAGCCTTCATGGCGCGCCACCGGAAGGCCGCTCCCTTCGGCGGCACCACGAGCGAGCTCTGGCTGCAGCAGACCCAGCGCGCGGACGGCTCGCCGCTCAGCATGACGGAGCGCAGGGCGACACTGGAACACGACCGGACGGCCTGGCGCACCCCCGCGCTGGATACCCTGCCCAAGCCGCAGTTCTCCGCGCTACGCAAGGCCGGTCTCCTCACCCTGCGCGGCTATCTGCTCATCGCCGTGATCCTGGTAATCGTCAAGACCATCCAGCTGTACACGAGCTGA
- a CDS encoding 2-oxoglutarate and iron-dependent oxygenase domain-containing protein, giving the protein MHTATTRAADDLLRDGYARISLHDDGKHLLDRVLGESRSFFGRPVREKARYASTDLNFGYRPQGREFAISADRPDLNDCFTLWHDRLELIPNSAEIPALTGALLAWRECLSAIVSDTVGEVAAQLGGHKAPPFEAASYLQLNNYAVADSDRDLLQDKHEDGHLVTVIHTTAPGLELWLDGEARPMQTAADEVILMPGSVFTDLSGGRVPALYHQVRNLRLADRTALMYFVNPELTEPVYSWAAEPGQTPVDLRDKIRSNPAMFGLPDVPTL; this is encoded by the coding sequence ATGCACACCGCTACCACGCGCGCTGCCGACGATCTGCTGCGCGACGGTTACGCCCGGATCTCACTCCACGACGACGGGAAACACCTGCTGGACCGCGTACTCGGTGAGAGCCGGAGCTTCTTCGGCCGTCCGGTCCGCGAGAAGGCGCGTTACGCCAGCACGGATCTCAACTTCGGCTACCGGCCGCAGGGTCGCGAGTTCGCGATCAGCGCTGACCGCCCGGACCTCAACGACTGCTTCACGCTCTGGCACGACCGGCTGGAGCTGATCCCGAACTCCGCCGAGATACCGGCGCTGACCGGGGCGCTGCTGGCCTGGCGCGAGTGCCTGTCCGCCATCGTGTCGGACACCGTGGGCGAGGTGGCCGCGCAGCTCGGCGGCCACAAGGCGCCGCCGTTCGAGGCGGCGTCCTACCTGCAGCTCAACAACTACGCGGTGGCGGACTCCGATCGCGACCTGCTGCAGGACAAGCACGAGGACGGCCACCTGGTCACCGTGATCCACACCACCGCACCCGGCCTGGAACTGTGGCTGGACGGCGAGGCCCGCCCGATGCAGACCGCAGCCGATGAGGTGATCCTGATGCCGGGTTCGGTCTTCACCGACCTGAGCGGCGGACGGGTCCCGGCGCTCTACCACCAGGTACGCAACCTGCGCCTGGCGGACCGCACGGCGCTGATGTACTTCGTCAACCCGGAGCTCACCGAGCCGGTGTACTCCTGGGCCGCTGAACCGGGCCAGACACCGGTGGACCTGCGTGACAAGATCCGCAGCAACCCCGCGATGTTCGGCCTCCCGGACGTCCCCACGCTCTAG
- a CDS encoding aldehyde dehydrogenase family protein: MTRTISSVLAAEPVAVAGPGRRVHHSVNPADLAQSVAEVELAPAEVFGEACARAHAAQQGWADVPAPVRGRVVAAIGRLVEQNAEALAQLVTREVGKTLREARGEVQEIVDTCDFFLGEGRRLYGQTVPSEMPDKQLFTFREPIGTVAVVTAGNFPVAVPSWYIVPALLCGNAVVWKPAEYAAACAQALFDICIAAGLPAGVLNIVHADGEATFAGLEGALAAGHLDKVGFTGSTEVGSRIGELCGRYLQSPCLELGGKNPMYIAGDADLELAVEGALFSGFGTAGQRCTSLGLLLVDRSVHDEFLSRLASALEAAPIGDPTRDVLYGPLLDERFAKRFEEHLGLVEDHHRLLGSPGTGRVTAANPRPGFVGDDPQAGLFYHPTLVAGARPGDRLLLEETFGPIVPVAEVDGLDQAVELANASGYGLSASVYTDDPRTAFSFRRRVRAGMVSVNNSTSGAEAHLPFGGNGRSGNGSRQSGIWVLDQFTRWQALNWDYSGTLQKAQMDVGRLTGDHDFRLVDEMTRQEPPR; the protein is encoded by the coding sequence ATGACCCGCACGATCAGTTCGGTCCTCGCCGCTGAGCCGGTGGCCGTGGCCGGCCCCGGACGGCGTGTCCACCACTCCGTCAATCCCGCTGACTTGGCCCAGAGTGTGGCTGAGGTGGAGCTTGCCCCGGCGGAGGTGTTCGGCGAGGCCTGTGCGCGGGCACACGCCGCCCAGCAGGGCTGGGCCGACGTACCGGCGCCGGTGCGTGGCCGGGTGGTCGCCGCGATCGGGCGGTTGGTGGAGCAGAACGCCGAGGCGCTGGCCCAGTTGGTGACCCGGGAGGTCGGCAAGACCTTGCGGGAGGCCCGCGGTGAGGTGCAGGAGATCGTGGACACCTGCGACTTCTTCCTCGGTGAAGGACGCCGGCTCTACGGGCAGACCGTGCCTTCCGAGATGCCGGACAAGCAGTTGTTCACCTTCCGCGAGCCGATCGGTACCGTGGCCGTGGTGACGGCCGGCAACTTTCCGGTGGCGGTGCCGAGTTGGTACATCGTGCCGGCGCTGCTCTGCGGCAACGCCGTGGTCTGGAAGCCTGCCGAGTACGCCGCGGCCTGTGCTCAGGCGCTCTTCGACATCTGCATCGCCGCGGGCTTGCCGGCCGGGGTGCTCAACATCGTCCACGCCGACGGGGAAGCCACCTTCGCCGGCCTCGAGGGCGCGCTCGCCGCCGGTCATCTCGACAAGGTCGGCTTCACCGGGTCCACCGAAGTCGGCAGCAGGATAGGCGAGTTGTGCGGCCGGTACCTGCAGTCGCCCTGCTTGGAGCTCGGCGGCAAGAACCCGATGTACATCGCGGGGGACGCGGACCTCGAACTCGCCGTCGAAGGGGCGCTGTTCTCCGGGTTCGGCACCGCGGGTCAGCGGTGCACCTCGCTGGGCCTGCTGCTGGTGGACCGGTCGGTGCACGACGAGTTCCTGAGCCGGCTGGCCTCGGCGCTCGAGGCCGCGCCGATCGGTGATCCGACCAGGGACGTGCTCTACGGCCCGCTGCTCGACGAGCGGTTCGCCAAGCGCTTCGAGGAGCACCTCGGGCTGGTCGAGGATCACCACCGGTTGCTCGGCTCGCCGGGCACCGGCCGGGTGACTGCCGCCAACCCGCGCCCGGGTTTCGTCGGGGACGACCCGCAGGCCGGTCTCTTCTACCATCCCACGCTCGTCGCCGGGGCCCGACCGGGTGATCGGCTGCTGCTGGAGGAGACCTTCGGGCCGATCGTTCCGGTCGCCGAGGTGGACGGTCTCGACCAGGCGGTCGAACTGGCCAACGCCTCGGGTTACGGCCTGTCGGCCTCGGTGTACACCGACGATCCGCGTACCGCTTTCTCGTTCCGGCGCCGGGTGCGGGCGGGCATGGTGAGCGTCAACAACTCGACCTCGGGCGCCGAGGCGCACCTGCCCTTCGGTGGCAACGGGCGCTCCGGCAACGGCAGCCGCCAGTCCGGGATCTGGGTCCTCGACCAGTTCACCCGCTGGCAGGCCCTCAACTGGGACTACTCCGGAACGCTGCAGAAGGCCCAGATGGACGTGGGTAGGCTGACGGGGGATCATGACTTCCGCCTCGTCGACGAGATGACCCGTCAGGAGCCGCCGCGATGA